A window of the Teredinibacter franksiae genome harbors these coding sequences:
- a CDS encoding EAL domain-containing protein has protein sequence MSLYKQLWISLILLMIASFIGSFYFSCISAKNYLEEQLSVKNIDNATTLALSLSSSPQDSLTMELFVNSQFDLGHYQFISLVDSQGQIIAVQYDDRDYREAPVWLTTLFPINIKPGIANVSNGWQQVATLTLSSHVRFAYKQLWINVKQLFYYFSLITLTFGVLGSVTLRWLTKPLQQAVSQANAIGNKRFVTTKEPRTLEFRAVIRSLNKLSAHVQNMLEDESSKLENHIQKTQRDEVTGLYNREPLLGHLTSLLNKQDEYAHGALILVRIIDLLVLNQKEGRQEIDLLLSRFGITLTEVCASHSSNGLTGRLNGSDFLVVLPACDDAAESAGREIYEKLLTVCRECGLGHAKLLASSTAYYADEDTSKILTRLDNGLQNAAYKETPSCIFIDAQVPTPPHVKQHDWRQYLNTALSKCLFNMQLVPVYSVQKALIHWEASLQLLDEQGSYIQASAFMPHVSRLGLSTQLDYRVVEMAIDHIKKNAIPLAIHLSASTLTNPPLMGKISALIQQNSQLSHYLSIQFSEHGVCQNIDGLRAFCQLLAPYKCKVGIAHAGQEIKHIGKVHDLGLHYVKIDQTFIQNINDTPAHQVYLRGFCSILHSIGLQAIAMGVSHIDEWEALVHLGIDGGSGKHFVDSPGGNED, from the coding sequence ATGTCTTTGTATAAACAGCTTTGGATATCACTTATTTTGCTCATGATAGCTTCTTTCATTGGGAGCTTTTACTTTAGTTGTATTTCAGCCAAAAACTATTTAGAGGAACAGCTATCTGTTAAAAATATCGATAATGCCACAACCTTGGCATTATCTCTTTCCTCAAGCCCACAAGATAGCCTTACGATGGAACTGTTTGTTAACTCTCAGTTCGATCTGGGTCACTATCAATTTATTAGCCTAGTGGATTCGCAAGGGCAAATAATTGCAGTGCAATACGATGATAGAGACTACAGGGAGGCACCTGTGTGGTTAACCACCCTATTTCCCATAAACATTAAGCCCGGTATTGCCAATGTAAGTAACGGCTGGCAGCAGGTTGCAACTTTAACGCTAAGTAGCCATGTGCGATTTGCCTACAAGCAGCTGTGGATTAATGTAAAACAGTTATTTTACTATTTTTCGTTGATTACACTCACGTTCGGCGTACTGGGCAGTGTCACTCTTCGTTGGCTGACAAAACCCCTTCAGCAAGCTGTTTCACAGGCAAACGCTATTGGCAACAAACGCTTTGTAACCACTAAAGAACCTCGCACTTTAGAGTTTCGTGCGGTTATTCGTTCTTTGAATAAACTTTCCGCACATGTCCAGAATATGTTGGAAGACGAATCGAGTAAGCTAGAAAACCACATACAGAAAACGCAAAGAGATGAGGTAACAGGGCTCTATAATCGAGAACCTTTGCTTGGGCATCTTACTTCTTTGTTAAACAAACAAGATGAATACGCTCATGGTGCACTTATTCTTGTTAGAATTATTGATCTTTTAGTTTTAAACCAAAAGGAAGGCCGGCAGGAAATCGATTTACTGCTATCTCGTTTTGGCATTACATTAACAGAGGTTTGTGCTAGCCACTCAAGCAACGGCCTGACGGGTCGTTTAAACGGTTCTGACTTTCTTGTTGTACTGCCTGCTTGTGACGACGCGGCAGAAAGTGCTGGCCGGGAGATCTATGAAAAATTATTAACGGTATGCCGTGAATGCGGGCTTGGGCACGCAAAATTGCTGGCATCTAGCACCGCTTATTACGCTGATGAAGATACGAGCAAGATACTGACTCGATTAGACAATGGGCTTCAGAACGCTGCTTACAAAGAAACGCCTTCGTGCATTTTTATCGATGCTCAAGTGCCTACGCCCCCCCATGTAAAACAACACGACTGGCGGCAGTACCTCAATACAGCGCTGTCAAAATGCCTCTTTAATATGCAACTTGTACCTGTTTATTCGGTGCAAAAGGCCCTAATACATTGGGAGGCGTCATTGCAGCTGTTAGATGAACAGGGAAGTTATATTCAAGCATCAGCGTTCATGCCTCATGTCTCCCGGCTGGGGCTAAGCACACAACTCGATTATAGGGTGGTTGAAATGGCTATTGACCATATCAAGAAAAATGCTATTCCCTTAGCGATTCACTTGTCCGCCAGCACACTAACGAACCCGCCATTGATGGGAAAAATATCAGCACTTATCCAACAAAACTCTCAGCTTTCGCATTACCTTAGTATCCAATTCTCTGAACATGGTGTCTGTCAAAACATTGATGGCTTAAGGGCTTTTTGCCAATTGCTTGCGCCCTATAAATGCAAGGTAGGTATTGCGCATGCAGGGCAAGAAATTAAACATATTGGTAAGGTGCATGACCTAGGCTTGCACTATGTAAAAATTGATCAGACTTTCATTCAAAATATAAACGATACACCGGCTCACCAGGTGTACCTAAGAGGGTTTTGCAGTATTCTGCATTCAATTGGCTTACAAGCCATTGCTATGGGCGTGAGCCATATCGATGAGTGGGAGGCTCTTGTTCACCTGGGTATCGATGGCGGATCCGGTAAACATTTTGTTGATAGCCCGGGGGGAAACGAAGACTAA
- a CDS encoding transglutaminase-like cysteine peptidase, with protein sequence MISRSHSIQWYCIALLLCVALVSNGEPYWDKLVDLAEQRYGTKGKHTVGQWRVLLEVNETAQETAKLMQVNDFFNQRVRFNSDIAIWGKKDYWATPLETMGTLQGDCEDFSIAKYVSLLKLGISVDKLRLVYVKAKLNTGRVQAHMVLAYYAKPKAEPLILDNLSTLILPASKRPDLTPVFSFNSAGLWVGNSTEPKVKKPQTRLSRWREVLTRMQLEGIQ encoded by the coding sequence TTGATCAGTCGAAGCCACTCTATTCAATGGTATTGTATTGCATTGCTGCTCTGCGTTGCTTTGGTAAGCAATGGCGAACCCTATTGGGACAAATTGGTGGATCTAGCAGAACAGCGTTACGGTACCAAGGGAAAACACACTGTTGGCCAATGGCGCGTGCTTCTGGAGGTTAACGAAACTGCTCAAGAAACAGCTAAGCTAATGCAGGTTAATGATTTCTTCAATCAACGTGTACGTTTTAATAGTGATATCGCGATTTGGGGAAAGAAAGATTATTGGGCTACGCCGCTGGAAACAATGGGGACTTTACAGGGTGACTGTGAGGATTTTAGTATCGCAAAATATGTTAGCCTGTTAAAACTTGGTATCTCTGTTGATAAGCTCCGGCTTGTGTATGTAAAAGCCAAACTTAACACCGGCCGGGTGCAGGCACATATGGTATTGGCCTACTATGCCAAGCCCAAAGCCGAACCACTCATTCTCGACAACCTCAGCACCCTAATACTACCTGCGTCAAAGCGCCCAGATTTAACACCTGTATTCAGTTTTAATAGCGCCGGTTTGTGGGTGGGGAATAGTACGGAGCCCAAAGTCAAAAAACCTCAGACACGCCTATCTCGCTGGCGTGAAGTACTAACCCGAATGCAACTTGAAGGCATACAATAA
- a CDS encoding tryptophan synthase subunit beta like protein, whose amino-acid sequence MPYVKRNSEEEVIAISQSPDKEFSELLEKDDPAILKFIELVGDSQTKMAESDLDFIRVVEDLIDVLVAKNYILFTDLPEKAQEKMRDRRSLRGKLATHLDLFSDDEGFF is encoded by the coding sequence ATGCCGTACGTGAAGCGAAATAGCGAAGAAGAAGTTATAGCGATAAGCCAGTCACCCGACAAAGAATTTTCGGAGCTACTCGAAAAAGATGACCCCGCAATACTGAAATTTATTGAGTTAGTGGGAGACAGCCAAACTAAAATGGCGGAATCCGATCTGGATTTCATTCGAGTTGTGGAAGATTTAATAGACGTTCTAGTGGCAAAAAACTATATTTTATTTACAGATTTACCCGAAAAAGCGCAAGAAAAAATGCGGGACAGGAGGTCCTTGCGCGGTAAGCTAGCGACACACTTGGATTTGTTTTCGGATGATGAGGGCTTTTTTTAG